In the genome of Polaribacter atrinae, one region contains:
- a CDS encoding REP-associated tyrosine transposase, with translation MSRKYKFHNKSALYFVSFATVYWIEIFTRQVYFDVLAKSIDFCRAKKGMELYAYCFMPSHVHLLFRSSNEQPMELLRDFKKHTAKKIIEAIKNNPQESRKELLLWLFEKAGKEKANVTKYQFWQHHNKPIELWSEKVIKQKIDYIHNNPIELGFVTKSIDWKYSSARNFQDDHTVLEIDETGFLG, from the coding sequence ATGAGTCGAAAATATAAGTTTCACAACAAATCTGCTTTATATTTTGTAAGTTTTGCTACTGTATACTGGATAGAAATCTTTACAAGACAAGTATATTTTGATGTATTAGCAAAAAGCATCGATTTTTGTAGGGCGAAAAAAGGTATGGAACTGTATGCTTATTGTTTTATGCCAAGTCATGTACACCTATTATTTAGATCCTCTAATGAGCAACCTATGGAGCTGCTACGAGACTTTAAAAAACATACCGCAAAAAAAATAATTGAAGCTATAAAGAACAATCCACAGGAAAGTAGAAAAGAGTTGTTACTTTGGTTATTTGAAAAAGCAGGGAAAGAGAAAGCGAATGTAACTAAATATCAATTTTGGCAACATCATAATAAACCAATAGAATTGTGGAGCGAAAAAGTAATCAAGCAAAAAATAGATTATATTCACAACAATCCTATTGAGCTTGGTTTTGTAACAAAATCAATCGATTGGAAATATTCTAGTGCAAGAAATTTTCAAGATGACCATACCGTTTTAGAAATAGATGAAACTGGTTTTTTAGGTTAA
- a CDS encoding ABC transporter ATP-binding protein: MLKVDNVSFSYHKKKTILNDFNFTLQQGEHLCVMGESGCGKSTLLKAIYGLVDLNKGKILWKEEQIFGPQKHLVPGFENFKYVAQDFDLMPYISVSENIKKFLSRFYPEESELRTQELLEVIQMKAFANTMVKNLSGGQKQRVAIARALAKEPQLLLLDEPFGQIDNFKKNSLRRNLFSYLKEKKIACIIATHDKNDALSFADKLIIIKDNKIIEDNSPKEIYDNPKEKYVAALFDDVNEITINNKTRLIYPHQIKIVENSALKATVLNSYFKGSYWLIEADFNGQNVFFNHVSILDRGVEINLDFL; encoded by the coding sequence ATGCTAAAAGTAGATAACGTTTCATTTTCTTACCACAAAAAAAAAACAATATTAAACGATTTTAATTTTACATTACAACAAGGAGAACATCTTTGTGTTATGGGAGAAAGTGGTTGCGGAAAATCTACACTTTTAAAAGCTATTTACGGTTTAGTAGATTTAAATAAAGGAAAAATACTTTGGAAAGAAGAACAAATCTTTGGTCCTCAAAAACACCTTGTGCCTGGTTTCGAGAACTTTAAATACGTAGCACAAGATTTCGATTTAATGCCTTACATTTCTGTATCAGAAAATATAAAAAAATTCTTGTCGAGGTTTTATCCAGAAGAGAGCGAGCTAAGAACACAAGAATTATTAGAAGTCATTCAAATGAAGGCTTTTGCCAATACAATGGTTAAAAACCTAAGTGGCGGACAAAAGCAACGTGTTGCTATTGCTAGAGCCTTGGCAAAAGAACCTCAGTTATTATTGTTAGATGAACCTTTTGGGCAAATAGATAATTTTAAAAAGAACTCTTTACGTAGAAATCTATTTAGTTATTTAAAAGAAAAAAAGATTGCGTGCATAATTGCAACACATGATAAAAATGATGCGCTTTCTTTTGCTGATAAACTCATTATCATCAAAGACAATAAAATTATAGAAGACAATTCTCCGAAAGAGATTTATGACAACCCAAAAGAGAAATACGTTGCTGCTTTGTTTGATGATGTTAACGAAATAACCATCAACAATAAGACAAGGTTAATATATCCGCACCAAATAAAAATTGTTGAAAATTCAGCATTAAAAGCAACCGTTTTAAATTCTTATTTTAAAGGTTCTTATTGGTTAATTGAAGCTGATTTTAATGGTCAAAATGTATTTTTTAATCATGTTTCTATTTTGGATAGAGGGGTAGAAATTAACCTAGATTTCTTGTAG
- a CDS encoding flavin-containing monooxygenase gives MKDYIIIGAGQSGLAIAYHLSKQNADFLIVDANSETGEPWLKRWDSLKLFTPSEFNSLPGMEFPYKKGHYANKYEVADYLKAYVFKFNIPIEFNHKITSLKKEDGVFTLKSDTQTFKAKNVIIATGPFHKPFTPSCHKKISKDILQIHSEHYKSPDQLKEGATLVVGAGDSGVQILNEISKVKKKVYFSGNTDIVSLPQEILGKTLWWWFSKVGFLTANKYSWIGKKLSNSGQPVIGTDVKTLFKKKNITCVGRTLDAHEKTISFEKQKVTDIKNIVWATGFKPNFNWIENIELDENEYPKNYRGVSDMEGLYFIGLPWLYTRGSATLGGVKKDAKYLCNYLAKKEKDSHK, from the coding sequence ATGAAGGATTATATTATTATTGGAGCCGGTCAATCTGGACTTGCTATTGCCTACCATTTGAGTAAACAAAATGCAGATTTTTTAATTGTTGATGCAAATTCTGAAACCGGTGAACCTTGGTTAAAAAGATGGGATTCTCTAAAATTATTTACTCCTTCTGAATTTAACAGTCTACCAGGAATGGAATTCCCTTATAAAAAAGGACATTATGCTAACAAATACGAAGTTGCCGATTATTTAAAAGCCTATGTTTTTAAATTCAATATTCCCATTGAATTTAACCATAAAATAACTTCGTTAAAAAAAGAGGATGGTGTTTTTACTTTAAAAAGTGATACACAAACGTTTAAAGCTAAAAATGTAATTATAGCAACAGGTCCTTTTCATAAACCATTCACACCGAGTTGTCATAAAAAAATATCGAAAGACATTCTTCAAATTCATAGTGAACATTATAAAAGTCCAGATCAGTTAAAAGAAGGTGCAACTTTAGTCGTTGGCGCTGGAGATTCTGGCGTACAAATTTTAAATGAAATTTCTAAAGTAAAGAAAAAGGTTTACTTTTCTGGAAACACAGATATTGTTTCGCTACCGCAAGAAATTTTAGGTAAAACCTTATGGTGGTGGTTTAGCAAAGTTGGTTTTTTAACCGCAAACAAATATTCTTGGATTGGTAAAAAACTTAGCAACAGCGGTCAGCCAGTTATTGGAACCGATGTAAAAACATTGTTTAAGAAAAAGAATATTACCTGTGTTGGTAGAACCTTAGATGCGCATGAAAAAACCATATCTTTTGAAAAACAAAAAGTTACCGATATTAAAAACATCGTTTGGGCAACCGGTTTTAAACCCAACTTTAATTGGATAGAAAACATCGAATTAGACGAAAACGAGTATCCTAAAAACTACAGAGGAGTTAGCGACATGGAAGGTTTGTATTTTATTGGTTTACCATGGCTGTACACAAGAGGTTCTGCAACTTTGGGTGGTGTAAAAAAAGATGCAAAATACTTATGTAACTATCTTGCTAAAAAAGAAAAAGATAGCCATAAATAA